In Calditrichota bacterium, one genomic interval encodes:
- a CDS encoding BlaI/MecI/CopY family transcriptional regulator: MKNPIPEISKSEYDILRILWRQGEQSIREVHDQMPQNYTWAYSTTKTTMDRMNKKGLLNRKEFHGVFLYEPLLSRPQGLFRWVQFMADRVLEMSYGEVVSLFAQNKKLSTEEIEELRSLLDGEK; this comes from the coding sequence ATGAAAAATCCAATTCCGGAAATATCCAAATCTGAATACGACATTCTGCGTATCCTTTGGCGCCAGGGTGAACAATCTATCCGGGAAGTGCATGACCAAATGCCCCAAAACTACACATGGGCTTACTCCACAACAAAAACAACCATGGATCGGATGAACAAAAAAGGACTCCTGAATAGAAAAGAATTTCATGGTGTATTTTTATATGAACCTTTATTGAGCCGTCCGCAAGGCCTGTTTCGCTGGGTTCAGTTTATGGCCGATCGCGTGCTGGAAATGAGCTATGGCGAAGTTGTTTCATTGTTTGCGCAGAATAAAAAACTATCCACTGAGGAAATTGAAGAGTTGCGTTCCTTGCTTGATGGGGAGAAATAA